From Trichocoleus sp. FACHB-46, one genomic window encodes:
- a CDS encoding response regulator transcription factor, with protein sequence MALILIVEDAWFTRRLISKTLQAAGHTTVEASCGREGLEKALTHAPDCILLDLLMPDLDGREVLQKLRDQESRMPAIVLTADIQSSSRQQCLELGAIAVLGKPPNPQELAAAIDQAIAAKVGGITP encoded by the coding sequence ATGGCTTTGATTCTTATCGTCGAAGATGCGTGGTTTACCCGCAGACTCATTAGTAAAACTTTGCAGGCCGCAGGCCACACCACAGTAGAAGCTAGCTGTGGTCGAGAAGGACTGGAGAAAGCTCTCACTCATGCTCCTGACTGTATTTTGCTAGATCTGTTGATGCCTGACCTAGATGGTCGTGAAGTGCTGCAAAAGCTGCGAGATCAGGAGAGCCGGATGCCTGCGATCGTCCTGACTGCGGATATTCAGTCGAGTTCTCGGCAGCAATGCTTAGAGCTAGGGGCGATCGCCGTTCTAGGCAAGCCCCCCAACCCCCAAGAGTTAGCCGCCGCTATTGACCAAGCGATCGCCGCCAAGGTAGG